The following coding sequences are from one Devosia yakushimensis window:
- a CDS encoding ABC transporter substrate-binding protein: MHAALKTTLLAAFAILPAFAQAEPWTYTDGAGETITLEQVPTRIIATEDAAAALIPLGIRPVGIIGNSLPEDSKALQGLDLAGIEMVGVTHNEIDLEKAAILQPDLVIAEYWPLDKEWGGGAAVTGPGSPLRELAPVTGPAQLDSVVGLIEEYEALAASLGADLSAPAIAEAKAEFERARDAFSAAAQAKPNLTALAVWAGNDGLWVAAPEGAAELMDLQRWGLDFLKTDLNPDSGYWETVSWERSDKYQPDIILIDNRVATNRANAEAKPTWTAIKAAADGSVGEWPAYWLRNYRAYAGELDKLTAVVEAADENLTSEQ, encoded by the coding sequence ATGCACGCCGCGCTCAAGACCACGCTCCTCGCCGCCTTTGCCATTCTGCCGGCATTCGCCCAGGCCGAGCCCTGGACCTATACCGATGGCGCGGGCGAGACGATCACGCTCGAACAGGTGCCCACCCGCATCATCGCTACCGAGGACGCGGCCGCCGCGCTGATCCCGCTGGGCATCCGGCCCGTCGGCATTATCGGCAATAGCCTGCCCGAAGACTCCAAGGCCCTACAGGGCCTCGATCTCGCGGGGATTGAAATGGTGGGCGTGACCCACAACGAGATCGATCTCGAAAAGGCCGCCATCCTGCAGCCCGATCTGGTCATTGCCGAATATTGGCCGCTGGACAAGGAATGGGGCGGTGGCGCCGCCGTTACCGGTCCGGGCAGCCCGCTGCGCGAACTGGCGCCTGTAACTGGCCCGGCCCAGCTCGATAGTGTCGTCGGCCTGATCGAGGAATATGAGGCGCTTGCCGCCAGCCTCGGCGCCGATCTGTCCGCTCCCGCCATTGCCGAGGCCAAGGCCGAATTCGAACGCGCCCGCGACGCCTTCTCCGCCGCCGCACAGGCCAAGCCGAACCTGACGGCTCTTGCCGTCTGGGCCGGCAATGATGGCCTCTGGGTCGCCGCGCCCGAAGGCGCCGCCGAATTGATGGATTTGCAGCGCTGGGGCCTCGATTTCCTCAAGACCGACCTCAACCCCGATAGCGGTTATTGGGAAACGGTGAGCTGGGAACGCTCCGACAAATATCAGCCCGATATCATCCTCATAGACAATCGCGTCGCCACCAATCGCGCCAATGCCGAGGCCAAGCCCACCTGGACCGCCATCAAGGCCGCGGCCGACGGTTCCGTCGGTGAATGGCCCGCCTATTGGCTGCGCAATTATCGCGCCTATGCCGGGGAGCTGGACAAGCTCACTGCCGTCGTCGAGGCGGCCGACGAGAATCTGACCAGCGAACAATGA
- a CDS encoding FecCD family ABC transporter permease, with product MTFAEPIAGVRRQVPLLAGLIGLAVIVLAIAFLSITVGARPVTLDTVWAALTAYDPNSTDHRIIWELRLPRTVVGLLVGAALGLAGAVLQGATRNPLADPSILGIHAGAALFVVLGVAVLGISQLSLYVWLAFAGAGAAMLAVYAIASVGREGATPIKLALAGSAMTAALQSIVSAILLTSPRTLDEVRFWQVGSLAGRSMDVVVQVAPFLAIGIVLALASGRMLDGLSMGEDVARALGQNVRRSRAIAGLAAVILAGASTAAAGPIAFVGLTVPHVARAITGPNYRWILPYSMLLAPILLLGADILGRIIAPPGEVQVGIVTAFLGAPFFIALVRRRKLATL from the coding sequence ATGACTTTTGCCGAGCCCATAGCCGGCGTTCGCCGGCAGGTGCCATTGCTGGCCGGCCTTATCGGTCTGGCGGTGATCGTGCTGGCCATCGCCTTCCTGTCGATCACCGTCGGCGCGCGCCCGGTGACGCTTGACACCGTCTGGGCGGCGCTCACCGCCTATGATCCCAATTCCACCGATCACCGCATCATCTGGGAGCTGCGGCTGCCGCGTACGGTCGTCGGACTGCTGGTTGGCGCTGCACTCGGACTGGCTGGGGCTGTGCTGCAAGGCGCCACGCGCAATCCGCTGGCCGACCCATCCATTCTGGGCATCCATGCCGGCGCCGCGCTTTTCGTCGTGCTGGGCGTGGCCGTCCTGGGCATCAGCCAGCTCAGCCTCTATGTCTGGCTGGCCTTTGCCGGGGCAGGGGCCGCCATGCTGGCCGTCTACGCCATCGCCTCGGTTGGCCGCGAAGGCGCCACGCCCATCAAGCTGGCGCTGGCCGGTTCGGCCATGACAGCGGCGCTGCAATCGATCGTCAGCGCGATCCTGCTCACCAGCCCGCGCACGCTCGACGAAGTCCGCTTCTGGCAGGTCGGCTCCCTGGCCGGCCGCAGCATGGATGTCGTCGTGCAGGTCGCGCCGTTCCTCGCTATCGGCATTGTGCTGGCCCTGGCCTCGGGCCGCATGCTCGATGGGCTTTCCATGGGCGAAGACGTGGCGCGTGCCCTGGGCCAGAATGTCAGGCGCTCGCGAGCCATTGCCGGACTTGCCGCCGTCATTCTCGCCGGCGCCTCCACCGCCGCCGCCGGCCCCATCGCCTTTGTCGGCCTCACCGTGCCCCATGTGGCGCGCGCCATAACCGGCCCGAACTATCGCTGGATTCTGCCCTATTCCATGCTGCTGGCGCCCATCCTGCTGCTCGGCGCCGACATATTGGGCCGCATCATCGCGCCTCCCGGCGAA
- a CDS encoding ABC transporter substrate-binding protein, translating into MIRTFSRLVLSALFVSLSAAAFAAGWTYTDGSGQTVTLDAPPARIIASQDAAAGLIPLGIRPVGIYADSPVADAKALQGLDLTGITIIGEAWGEIDIEKAAALEPDLIIAEYWPVSQEWSGGNKLTGPDSPFSTLAPITGVTVGDSIIAVVEEYEELAQSLGADLAKPEIAAEKARFETSREAFSAAVADKPDLTAMAVFAGNDALYVATPVGSSELSDFRAWGLDIIVPDAVDQHGYFENISWENADKYQPDLLMLDNRTSTQLQIAQAQPTWTLMKAAAAGAVTEWPAYWLRNYGAYAGALDKLTAAIQATDADLSE; encoded by the coding sequence ATGATCAGAACCTTCTCGCGGCTTGTGCTGTCGGCGCTGTTCGTTTCCCTGTCCGCTGCCGCCTTTGCCGCTGGCTGGACCTATACGGACGGCTCCGGCCAGACCGTGACGCTCGATGCGCCACCCGCGCGCATCATTGCCAGCCAGGATGCGGCCGCCGGCCTCATTCCACTCGGCATCCGCCCCGTCGGCATCTATGCCGATAGCCCCGTTGCCGACGCCAAGGCCTTGCAGGGCCTCGATCTCACTGGCATCACCATTATCGGCGAGGCCTGGGGCGAGATCGATATCGAAAAGGCCGCCGCGCTCGAGCCCGACCTGATCATTGCCGAGTATTGGCCCGTCTCCCAGGAATGGAGCGGGGGCAACAAGCTCACCGGCCCCGATAGCCCCTTCAGCACCCTGGCGCCGATCACCGGCGTCACCGTGGGCGATTCCATCATCGCCGTGGTCGAGGAATATGAAGAGCTGGCGCAAAGCCTTGGCGCCGATCTCGCCAAGCCGGAAATCGCCGCCGAAAAGGCCCGTTTCGAGACTTCCCGCGAAGCCTTCAGCGCTGCCGTCGCCGACAAGCCTGATCTCACCGCCATGGCGGTCTTTGCCGGCAATGACGCCCTCTATGTCGCAACGCCCGTGGGCAGTTCCGAGCTGTCTGATTTCCGCGCCTGGGGCCTCGATATCATCGTGCCCGACGCCGTCGATCAGCACGGCTATTTCGAGAATATCAGCTGGGAAAATGCCGACAAATACCAGCCCGATCTGCTCATGCTCGACAATCGCACCAGCACGCAATTGCAGATCGCCCAGGCCCAGCCCACCTGGACACTGATGAAGGCGGCCGCGGCCGGCGCCGTCACCGAATGGCCTGCCTATTGGCTGCGCAATTACGGCGCCTATGCTGGGGCGCTCGACAAGCTGACCGCCGCCATTCAGGCCACCGACGCAGATCTTTCGGAGTAA